AACAACCGCAGCGGCAGCAATCGCTCCAGCTTTACTGGATTTACAAAGTTTACCAGGTGCAGCAGGTTGTGTGATGCTGGATTTTGACGGCTATTATATGCCAGCAGGAAATCTTTGGAACAACGGAAATGCAATCAATGCAGCTCCATCAGGAATGACTGATGCAGCCGTCCAACAGCATTGGGAAGTAGTTTCAGAAGATTATCGCCCTTTTAACGTAAATGTTACCACAAACGAAGCCGTTTTCAATTCATATCCTAAAAACAGAAGAATGCGTGTTGTAATTACACCAACCAATACTGCCGCTCCGGGTGCAGGAGGTGTAGCCTATATTGGTTCTTTTAACTGGGATAATGATGTGCCATGCTGGGTATTTATTACCTCTGGAAAATCAGGTGGTGATGCATCTTCGCACGAAGTTGGACATACTTTTGATCTTGGACACGACGGACGTACAAGCCCAGCCGAAGATTATTTCTTAGGTTTAGACGGAACTTCTTGGGCGCCAATTATGGGTGCTGGATATTACAGACCAGTAGTACAATGGAGTAAAGGCGAATACAACAATGCCAACAACAAACAAGATGATGTAGCGATTATAGCCAGTGCCAAATTTGGAGTAGGATATCGCGGTGATGATTATGGAAACACTATTGCTTCAGCGGCAAATTTAGATTATAATGGAAGCGGACAAATCAATCAAAAAAACGGAATTATTTCCAGTGAAGCTGATTATGATTTTTTCACTTTTACAACAGGAGGAGGAAATGTTTCTATAAACGCAAACACAGTAAGCCGTGATGGAAATCTGCATTTATTAATCAGATTATACAATTCTTCTGGTGCAGAAATGGGAACGTATTGGAATTCTGATCCGTTTGCTTTAAATGCGTCTATGAATGTTAATCTTCCAGCAGGCAGATATTATATTGGAGTTGATGGAACTGGAGCAGGAAATGCCGGAAGCGGGGGTTATTCGGCTTATGGTTCTATTGGTAGTTATTCAATTACTGGAACAATTCCACCGGGAGGAAATGTTAGTTCATCGACAGATGTAATTACGGTTTATAAAGATTGTAACTACACAGGTTTCTCAGGCGGATTAACCATTGGAGATTACAATTTAGCTCGTTTAAATTCATTAGGCGTTTTAAATGATGATATTTCTTCTTTAAAAATCACTCAAGGATATCAAGCGATTTTATATATGGATGATAACTTTACAGGAACTTCAACTGTCATCAACTCTGATAATTCATGTTTAAACACCACTTGGAATGATAAAGTAAGTTCAATTAGAGTTATTGCTAACGGAACGGCCACTTTGGGAAACCAGACTTTCTTTTTGCAAAACCGAAACAGCGGTTTATATATGGATGTTTGGAATTCAAGTCTGTCAAACGGAGCTGGAATCAACCAAGGTGCTTTAAATTCTGGAAACAACCAGAAATTTACGTTTACGCATTTAGGAGACGGAATGTATAAAATTATTGCCAACCACAGCGGCCAGTCTATGGATGTAAATAATTTTAATAAAGCAAATGGCGCAAGAGTTGAACAATATCCGTATAACGGAACTACAAATCAGCAGTTTATTCTAGTTTCTACAGGAGACGGTTTCTATAAAATTGTAGCCCGTCACAGCGGAAGAATTGTTGAGGTTGCCAATGCAAGTACAGCTTCTGGCGCAATTGTACAGCAATGGGACAACAACAACCAAACTTGCGGACAATGGAAACTGATTGCTACAACAACATCTCAAACATCAACTTTAATTCAGGCTGAAGACTACTCTGCAATGAGCGGTATTCAGGTTGAAGCCACGACAGACACCGGCGGAGGTTCGAATGTTGGTTATACCGAAACTGGTGACTGGCTGGCTTATAATAACATTAATTTCCCAACAACAGGTTCTTATTTAATCGAATACCGAGTGGCAAGTGCCGTAACTGGAGGAAGATTATCTTCTGATTTAAATGCTGGAGCAATTATTTTAGGAAATGTTGATATTCCAAACACAGGCGGATGGCAGAACTGGCAGACGGTTACACAAACGGTAAACGTAAATGCGGGAACATACAATTTCGGAATCTATATTCAGAATACCGGAATGAACATCAACTGGATTAGAATTACGAAAATTGGAAATGCAGCACCAGCAGCAGCAATTGATGAAACAGATAACATTGCTTTAAATGTATATCCAAATCCGGTGGCAGATGTATTATCATTTACAACCAACATTATAGGAGGAAAAATCAATATTATTGACTCGCAAGGAGCAGTTATTGGATCTCAAAAAGTAAATGATAACACTTTGAACGTTTCGAATTTAAAACAAGGAATTTATTTTATTGTTTTAGAAAAAGATGGAAAACAAACCATAAAACGTTTCATTAAAAAATAATTTTAACCGAGTTGCCATACTGGTTTAATCATTACATTTTTTGGTTTTAATGTAATGAAAAGGCTGTCAGAAATGACAGCCTTTTTAAATTTGTTAGAAATAGATATAGTCCCTACGGGACAATCTATATGACGATATATTTATCTACCGATATTTAATTCCTAGCGGAATTACCTCGTTTAAACGTTGGTAGAAAACAGATTTAATTCCTAACGAAATTACCTCGCTAGAGGTTAAGAATTGGTAGAAAACAGATTTAATTCCTAACGAAATTACCTCATTAGAGGTTAAACAGTGGTAGAAAACCAATATTTAATTCCTAACAGAATTACCTCGTTAGGCTAAACGTTGGTATAAAACCGATATTTAATTCCTAAAAGAATTACCTCGTTAGAGGTTAAATATCGGTAGAATATGGAATACACCAGCAACATCATTGTCCCGTAGGGACTGCGTATTTTTCAATTATAATAAAAATTACAAAACATTATTATTCCATAACAATAGGATAAACTCATTTTAGCTATAAATCAATAAACTTGCTGCGTATTAAAAGCTTCCGTACTTTTAATAATTCCATTTTGTTAAAGTTGCTGCTTATGTATTCAAGATTTACTTTCCTAAATATTTGCATTTTTTTTATTTTTTTTAATATCAAAATTTCAGCACAGAAAACCCCGAATCTAGAAGGAGTTCAGGTTGCTTTTTTATCAGATGTACACCTTCAGGATTTGTTTGGTACGTTTTCTGATAATGATTTTAAAGGTGTTTTAAATACCAAAACCAGAAAATATACGTTAATAAGAACGATGGCCTCGCAGTTACATTCGACGAGAATTTTCAATGAAAATTATTTTGCCTTCATCGCAGCACTTGAAGATATTGCCAAAAGAAAGATAAAATATGTGGCACTTCCGGGTGATTATACAGATGACGGACAGCCGATACACGTGCGAGGATTGAAGAAAATATTAGATCAATATCAGAAAAAATATAATATTGAGTTTTTTATAACCACCGGAAATCACGATCCGGTTGGACCATTTGCTCAAGAATCGGGAAAAGAAGATTTCTTAGGTAAAGAAGGAAAGAGCCAGCCCATTTTTAGCAAAGACGGCATGTATAAGCCTAACATGAATATCGAACAGCCAGTTGTCATAACAGCCGATATTGCTAAAATGGGTTATTTAGGCATAACTGATAACCTTAAAAATTTTGGTTTTTATCCCAATAAAAAATACAAGTTCTGGGCAACTCCATTTACCACTTACAACAGCCAGAACTACAATTATAAAAAAGCAGTCGAAGGTTCTCTTTTAAAAAACAGAGTTTACGAAGTAGAACCCGGATATGAAGTTCCAGATGTAAGCTATGTGGTAGAACCTATTGACGGACTTTGGTTAATGGCTATCGACGGAAATGTATATATTCCAAAGAAAAATGCTGCCGATCCTAAAGATTCAAAAAGTTATTCTGAAGCCAGTACAGGATATAATAATGTACTTTCCAACAAAAAACATCTTATAAAATGGGTTCAGGATATTTCGGCGGAAGCCAAACTTCAAGGTAAAACTTTAGTAGCGTTCAGTCATTTTCCTATGATTGATTTTAATGATGGTGCTTCCGCAGAAATTAAAGAATTATTAGGACCGAATAAATGGCAGTTAAACCGCGTTCCCGTTGAAGAAGTAGCGCAAGTTTTTGCCGATGCCGGATTGAAAATTCACTTTGGCGGACATATGCATATCAATGATACCGGAGTTCGCACAACAGGAAAAGGAAATACATTGGTTAATGTTCAAACGCCTTCGCTTGCAGCGTATATTCCAGCCTATAAATTACTGACGATTCAAAAGGACAATCGTATAGACATTCAAACCATTACAATAAATGACGTTTCAGGATTTGACGAACTTTTTGATTTGTATAAAATGGAATATCAATTTCTGCAGAGCCAGAACGATAAAGACATTTGGAATATTGATATCTTAAAAACCAAAAGCTATCACGATTTTACCGATTTTCATTTAAAAGAATTGGTACGTCTTCGCTTTCTAAAAGACGATTGGCCTTCTGCATTTAAAGATTTTATCTTGAATGTTTCTGCCAAAGATTTATTGATTCTAGCCAACATGAATTCTGATAAAGATTTTGATTTTATACTGAAAAATAAAACACAGTTTCAAAAAGAATGGAATGAAGCTGAAGCAAAATCGGTAGAAATTTTAACACAGAACAATCTTAAAAAAGAAGATTTCAACTGGACAGGAAATGATCTTTTAATTGATTTTTACCGTTTTAGAAGCGCGGATGAATTGGCTCTTGCCGATGTTGGAACTCAAAGAGCAAAAGAATATAAAGTCCTTTCTAATTTGTTTTTAGAAGGTTCTAAATCGGATTTTTTAAAAGATAC
This is a stretch of genomic DNA from Flavobacterium endoglycinae. It encodes these proteins:
- a CDS encoding metallophosphoesterase family protein → MYSRFTFLNICIFFIFFNIKISAQKTPNLEGVQVAFLSDVHLQDLFGTFSDNDFKGVLNTKTRKYTLIRTMASQLHSTRIFNENYFAFIAALEDIAKRKIKYVALPGDYTDDGQPIHVRGLKKILDQYQKKYNIEFFITTGNHDPVGPFAQESGKEDFLGKEGKSQPIFSKDGMYKPNMNIEQPVVITADIAKMGYLGITDNLKNFGFYPNKKYKFWATPFTTYNSQNYNYKKAVEGSLLKNRVYEVEPGYEVPDVSYVVEPIDGLWLMAIDGNVYIPKKNAADPKDSKSYSEASTGYNNVLSNKKHLIKWVQDISAEAKLQGKTLVAFSHFPMIDFNDGASAEIKELLGPNKWQLNRVPVEEVAQVFADAGLKIHFGGHMHINDTGVRTTGKGNTLVNVQTPSLAAYIPAYKLLTIQKDNRIDIQTITINDVSGFDELFDLYKMEYQFLQSQNDKDIWNIDILKTKSYHDFTDFHLKELVRLRFLKDDWPSAFKDFILNVSAKDLLILANMNSDKDFDFILKNKTQFQKEWNEAEAKSVEILTQNNLKKEDFNWTGNDLLIDFYRFRSADELALADVGTQRAKEYKVLSNLFLEGSKSDFLKDTPLQKQIKLFFVIFNKFMHEVPADHFSVDLKNGEVKSVE
- a CDS encoding RICIN domain-containing protein: MKNNYRFSLSVLAFLIFGSFAFAQTSLGSSKTFMNSLKKELGKNATSKGTEKSILLQAEKTSFNGKINYKESNESSEFLIGEIKSIPESSFYIKVKDKSLEGHILLKKTKEAYKYFSDAKGNAFVEKVDINTLVCIDYKNLPTKDNTASKTTAAAAIAPALLDLQSLPGAAGCVMLDFDGYYMPAGNLWNNGNAINAAPSGMTDAAVQQHWEVVSEDYRPFNVNVTTNEAVFNSYPKNRRMRVVITPTNTAAPGAGGVAYIGSFNWDNDVPCWVFITSGKSGGDASSHEVGHTFDLGHDGRTSPAEDYFLGLDGTSWAPIMGAGYYRPVVQWSKGEYNNANNKQDDVAIIASAKFGVGYRGDDYGNTIASAANLDYNGSGQINQKNGIISSEADYDFFTFTTGGGNVSINANTVSRDGNLHLLIRLYNSSGAEMGTYWNSDPFALNASMNVNLPAGRYYIGVDGTGAGNAGSGGYSAYGSIGSYSITGTIPPGGNVSSSTDVITVYKDCNYTGFSGGLTIGDYNLARLNSLGVLNDDISSLKITQGYQAILYMDDNFTGTSTVINSDNSCLNTTWNDKVSSIRVIANGTATLGNQTFFLQNRNSGLYMDVWNSSLSNGAGINQGALNSGNNQKFTFTHLGDGMYKIIANHSGQSMDVNNFNKANGARVEQYPYNGTTNQQFILVSTGDGFYKIVARHSGRIVEVANASTASGAIVQQWDNNNQTCGQWKLIATTTSQTSTLIQAEDYSAMSGIQVEATTDTGGGSNVGYTETGDWLAYNNINFPTTGSYLIEYRVASAVTGGRLSSDLNAGAIILGNVDIPNTGGWQNWQTVTQTVNVNAGTYNFGIYIQNTGMNINWIRITKIGNAAPAAAIDETDNIALNVYPNPVADVLSFTTNIIGGKINIIDSQGAVIGSQKVNDNTLNVSNLKQGIYFIVLEKDGKQTIKRFIKK